In a genomic window of Thermosynechococcus sp. CL-1:
- the trpD gene encoding anthranilate phosphoribosyltransferase, with amino-acid sequence MWSDLLQQLLDRQALTQEQATQLMQGWLAAEIPDALAGAILTALQFKGLTVEELTGMAKVLLAQSAAAPLNLAEPLIDTCGTGGDRAGTFNISTAVAFVVAAAGVKVAKHGNRSVSSRVGSADVLECLGINLAHSDPAFLLKEVGITFLFAPGWHPAMKAVAPLRRTLKIRTVFNLLGPLVNPLHPTGQVIGVFSDRYLEAMAGALQRLGRQRGIVLYGREGVDEATLGNMTDLVMFSSPEESLRQEVLDPQALGLASAPLRDLAGGDVQTNAEILTQVLQGKGTTAQQDVVALNAALALYVAAAVQDWWEGVDRAKAILASGAAWDKLQTLVTLSNES; translated from the coding sequence ATGTGGTCTGACCTGCTCCAACAACTCCTCGATCGCCAAGCCCTGACGCAAGAGCAGGCCACCCAGTTAATGCAAGGATGGCTGGCAGCAGAAATTCCCGATGCCCTCGCCGGTGCCATTCTCACCGCATTACAGTTCAAGGGGCTGACGGTTGAGGAACTCACGGGCATGGCCAAGGTATTGCTGGCGCAGTCCGCCGCTGCGCCGCTAAATTTAGCCGAACCCCTCATTGATACCTGCGGCACTGGGGGCGATCGCGCGGGTACCTTTAATATCTCCACAGCGGTTGCCTTTGTTGTCGCAGCAGCCGGTGTCAAAGTGGCTAAGCACGGCAATCGTTCCGTCTCTAGCCGCGTCGGTTCAGCGGATGTCCTTGAGTGCCTTGGGATCAATCTTGCCCACAGCGATCCCGCCTTTTTGCTCAAGGAAGTGGGGATTACGTTCCTCTTTGCCCCCGGTTGGCATCCCGCCATGAAAGCCGTGGCTCCCCTGCGCCGTACCCTGAAAATTCGCACCGTCTTTAATCTCCTCGGTCCTTTGGTGAATCCGCTCCACCCCACAGGGCAGGTGATTGGTGTCTTTAGCGATCGCTATCTTGAAGCCATGGCCGGCGCCCTCCAACGTCTCGGACGCCAACGCGGGATTGTTCTCTATGGTCGCGAAGGAGTGGATGAAGCCACCCTCGGCAATATGACCGATCTTGTCATGTTTAGTAGCCCTGAGGAATCGCTGCGCCAAGAAGTCCTTGATCCCCAAGCCTTGGGACTCGCCAGTGCCCCCCTGAGGGATCTGGCTGGGGGAGATGTCCAGACCAATGCCGAGATTCTTACCCAAGTTCTGCAGGGCAAAGGCACAACGGCTCAGCAGGATGTGGTGGCGCTCAATGCCGCCCTAGCCCTCTACGTGGCAGCAGCCGTTCAAGATTGGTGGGAAGGGGTGGATCGGGCAAAGGCGATTCTGGCCAGTGGCGCCGCATGGGACAAGTTACAGACATTGGTGACGCTCTCCAATGAATCCTAG
- a CDS encoding cobyric acid synthase, with product MINSTVNAKSLMVVGTTSHAGKSLLTAVICRWLAQQGYRVTPFKGQNMALNAYVTREGGEIGYAQAMQAWAAGIEPEVAMNPILLKPQGNMTSQVILKGQVAGVTQAADYYRDYFERGWQAITEALADLRQRFDWIVCEGAGSPAEVNLKHRDLTNMRVATYLGAPTILVADIDRGGVFAHIVGTLMLLDPAEQSLIQGIVINKFRGQRSLLDSGVQWLEETTGVPVLGVIPWLEHHYAAEDSLDLWDPRPQRQGADLKITVIRLPRIANFTDVDPLLAEPSVSLEFLPPHRPLGQPDAVILPGTKTTIADLHVLRQTGMAEQLQAYAAQGGTILGICGGWQILGITISDPLGLEGCPGTYKGLGLMPLHTQLGVSKCTQQQQTQSIYFPCPELIVGYEIHQGQSEYTGDLNGWQPLFSASELGLVNTAGTLWGTYLHGLLENGAWRRHWLNGLRSRRQLPPLPTAIPHYAEQRTVALDQLTEAVMAHLNLGSICKLC from the coding sequence ATGATCAACTCGACTGTGAATGCTAAATCCCTGATGGTAGTGGGAACCACGTCCCATGCGGGTAAATCTCTCCTCACAGCGGTGATTTGTCGTTGGCTGGCGCAGCAGGGCTACCGTGTCACTCCCTTTAAGGGACAGAATATGGCCTTGAATGCTTACGTCACCCGTGAGGGCGGTGAAATTGGCTATGCCCAAGCAATGCAGGCCTGGGCGGCAGGGATAGAACCCGAAGTGGCGATGAACCCGATTCTCCTCAAGCCCCAAGGCAACATGACCTCCCAAGTGATTCTCAAGGGGCAGGTGGCGGGGGTCACCCAAGCAGCAGACTACTATCGGGACTATTTTGAGCGGGGTTGGCAGGCGATTACCGAGGCCTTGGCGGATCTGCGACAACGCTTTGACTGGATTGTGTGTGAAGGTGCAGGGTCACCCGCAGAAGTCAATCTCAAGCACCGCGATCTCACCAATATGCGGGTGGCCACCTATCTTGGGGCACCGACGATCCTTGTGGCGGATATTGATCGGGGGGGCGTCTTTGCCCATATTGTCGGGACATTGATGCTTCTTGATCCTGCTGAGCAATCGCTCATTCAGGGGATTGTCATTAATAAATTTCGTGGCCAGCGATCGCTCCTTGACAGTGGTGTGCAATGGCTAGAGGAGACTACAGGAGTACCGGTTTTAGGGGTGATTCCCTGGCTCGAGCACCACTACGCTGCCGAGGATTCTCTCGATCTGTGGGATCCGCGTCCCCAACGCCAAGGCGCCGACCTCAAAATCACCGTCATTCGGCTGCCGCGCATTGCCAACTTCACCGATGTGGATCCCCTCCTAGCGGAACCCAGTGTTTCCCTTGAGTTTCTACCCCCCCATCGTCCCTTGGGGCAACCCGATGCCGTGATCCTGCCGGGGACGAAAACGACGATTGCTGATCTCCACGTCCTACGGCAAACGGGGATGGCAGAGCAACTACAAGCCTACGCTGCCCAAGGGGGAACCATTCTCGGTATTTGCGGTGGGTGGCAGATTTTGGGTATCACCATCAGCGATCCTCTAGGCCTAGAGGGCTGCCCCGGCACCTATAAAGGACTGGGACTCATGCCACTGCACACGCAATTGGGGGTAAGCAAATGTACCCAGCAACAACAAACCCAATCCATTTATTTCCCCTGTCCTGAGCTGATCGTGGGCTATGAAATTCACCAAGGCCAAAGTGAATACACAGGCGATCTCAACGGTTGGCAGCCCCTTTTTTCTGCTTCAGAACTCGGCCTTGTTAACACGGCGGGCACGCTTTGGGGCACCTACCTGCATGGGCTATTGGAAAATGGTGCTTGGCGCCGCCATTGGCTGAATGGGTTGCGATCGCGCCGTCAACTGCCCCCCCTACCCACAGCCATTCCCCACTATGCCGAGCAACGGACTGTTGCACTGGATCAACTTACAGAAGCCGTGATGGCTCATCTGAACCTAGGGAGCATTTGTAAATTATGTTGA
- a CDS encoding alpha/beta hydrolase has protein sequence MNTLSLKWFLLPPLSVVAGLSIFLAGSSGLSATAAERIIFRYGPLERSLPIADLERFATTGQASPELASYLRLLPPVHQQQLRLALQERLRLSPVAVAQLLYSPLGQELMVQAGRILETQSRQENALALRSALILAATDPKGLTALSVMRHYPSRSIRFDLKEGLVILKNFQQTIRETETILDVVRQQAIANQPESIPASVQSLLQPGPWRWLEMPWTAVDESPRRLQLTGHSRPIAADLYLPIVPAGQRVPVVIVSHGLGASRYSYRYLCQHLASHGFAVIALEHVGSSTRQVLSFPMGYVSPRMAAQEFLDRPLDVTFVLNRLGTFPEQLYPWAGRLNLERVAMIGQSFGGYTALTLAGAPLDFQQLRRHCTRSVLDSFNVSLLLQCQAQALPPKVYSLQDPRVQAVIAVNPITSAVFSPESLRQLKIPVMFVAASDDTIAPAVEEQIYPFTWLTTPDRYLVLIDDATHFSTIGEAGQNEPVLPVPQSLVGAMPPRSRTYLRGLSLAFLRLHLLGDEQARQWLTPAAAMALSSPTHGLNLTQSLAPELLEKVPQAAK, from the coding sequence GTGAACACTCTCTCCCTTAAGTGGTTTCTCTTGCCCCCCCTCAGTGTTGTGGCGGGTCTCAGCATCTTTTTGGCGGGATCAAGCGGGCTGTCGGCAACGGCAGCAGAACGGATTATTTTTCGCTATGGCCCTTTGGAGCGATCGCTCCCCATTGCTGATTTAGAACGCTTTGCTACCACTGGCCAAGCCTCCCCAGAACTCGCCAGCTATTTACGGTTATTGCCGCCTGTGCATCAGCAGCAATTGCGGTTGGCCTTACAAGAACGGCTGCGATTGTCCCCCGTGGCTGTTGCCCAACTGTTGTACTCCCCCCTAGGTCAAGAATTGATGGTGCAAGCGGGTCGGATCCTCGAAACCCAAAGCCGTCAAGAAAATGCCCTTGCCCTGCGATCAGCCCTGATTCTCGCTGCCACTGATCCCAAGGGTCTCACCGCGTTGAGTGTGATGCGCCATTACCCCTCCCGCAGTATCCGCTTTGACCTCAAGGAAGGACTCGTGATTCTCAAAAACTTCCAGCAGACAATCCGCGAAACAGAGACAATTCTGGATGTTGTTCGTCAACAGGCGATCGCAAATCAGCCAGAATCTATTCCTGCCAGTGTGCAATCACTGCTCCAACCGGGGCCTTGGCGGTGGCTAGAGATGCCTTGGACAGCAGTGGATGAATCGCCTCGGCGGTTGCAGTTGACGGGACATTCCCGCCCCATTGCAGCGGATCTCTATCTACCCATCGTTCCTGCGGGACAGCGGGTTCCAGTGGTCATTGTTTCCCATGGACTGGGGGCAAGTCGCTACAGCTATCGCTATTTGTGTCAACATCTGGCCTCCCACGGTTTTGCGGTGATTGCCCTTGAGCACGTTGGTAGCTCGACCCGGCAGGTACTGTCCTTTCCCATGGGCTATGTCAGTCCAAGGATGGCGGCCCAAGAATTTCTGGATCGCCCCCTCGATGTCACGTTTGTCCTCAATCGTTTAGGGACATTTCCTGAGCAACTCTATCCTTGGGCAGGGCGGCTAAATTTGGAGCGGGTGGCAATGATTGGTCAGTCCTTTGGCGGCTACACGGCTCTCACCCTCGCGGGGGCACCGTTGGATTTTCAACAACTGCGGCGACATTGCACAAGAAGTGTTCTCGACTCGTTTAATGTGTCACTGCTGCTCCAATGCCAAGCGCAAGCATTACCACCAAAGGTCTATTCCCTACAGGATCCCCGTGTGCAAGCGGTGATTGCTGTTAACCCGATTACCAGTGCTGTCTTTAGTCCTGAATCCTTGAGGCAGTTGAAAATTCCCGTTATGTTTGTGGCTGCCAGTGACGATACGATCGCCCCAGCGGTCGAGGAGCAAATTTATCCCTTTACATGGCTGACGACGCCCGATCGCTACTTGGTGTTGATAGACGATGCCACCCATTTTTCAACCATTGGTGAGGCGGGTCAAAATGAACCGGTGTTGCCTGTGCCCCAGTCACTTGTCGGTGCCATGCCCCCGCGATCGCGCACCTATCTGCGAGGATTGAGCTTAGCCTTTTTACGCTTGCACCTTCTAGGGGATGAACAGGCACGGCAATGGCTGACACCGGCCGCAGCAATGGCGTTGAGTTCGCCCACCCATGGCCTGAACCTGACCCAATCCCTAGCCCCAGAACTGTTGGAAAAGGTTCCACAGGCAGCGAAGTAA
- a CDS encoding DUF928 domain-containing protein, with protein sequence MFTSLRYFVPWSLAVLILDVGLSWAGFTPPKNLSRPGNREGAATRGVCRVQTAANEPDLTALVPASNIGLTAANRPTFYWYLPANNYQALEFALFQNLADGTQVQIYKQQFPMAHRPRLDSITLAGDVPPLQEGVDYRWTVSLICNPRDPDPSQIRFVEGWVQRVALPATLNKQLRQTSPVERYNLLASHGLWYDALETLVKLRQQQPTNPKVNALWTELMTAEEVGLKRLSNLAIAQRSRGNLR encoded by the coding sequence ATGTTCACGTCACTGCGATATTTCGTTCCTTGGAGCTTGGCCGTACTCATCCTCGATGTGGGTCTGAGTTGGGCGGGATTCACGCCCCCGAAAAACCTATCCCGGCCGGGGAATCGGGAGGGGGCAGCCACTCGCGGCGTCTGTAGAGTGCAAACAGCGGCGAACGAACCGGATTTAACCGCCTTAGTACCAGCAAGCAATATTGGTTTAACGGCAGCCAATCGTCCCACGTTTTACTGGTATTTACCCGCCAATAATTACCAAGCTCTGGAGTTTGCCCTCTTTCAGAACCTTGCCGATGGGACGCAGGTGCAAATTTACAAGCAGCAGTTTCCGATGGCCCATCGCCCGCGCCTAGACAGTATTACGTTGGCGGGTGACGTACCGCCCCTACAGGAGGGGGTGGATTACCGCTGGACGGTGAGTCTCATTTGTAATCCCCGGGATCCTGATCCATCACAGATTCGCTTTGTGGAAGGTTGGGTACAGCGGGTGGCACTACCAGCGACCTTGAACAAGCAACTGCGCCAAACCAGTCCTGTAGAACGCTATAACCTGCTGGCTAGCCATGGTCTGTGGTACGATGCCCTCGAGACATTGGTCAAACTGCGGCAGCAACAGCCAACTAACCCCAAGGTGAATGCCCTGTGGACAGAGTTAATGACCGCTGAGGAGGTTGGCCTCAAGCGCCTGAGCAATTTGGCGATCGCCCAACGGAGCCGAGGCAATTTACGGTAA
- a CDS encoding fatty acid desaturase has translation MSSSLEFQPETARLNWAFVLFLTTVHGLAVVALFFFSWSALAVTIFLHWLFGSIGICLGYHRLLSHRSFQVPQWLEYIIAVLGALAMQGGPIFWVAGHRLHHAHTEDEVKDPYSARRGFWWSHMLWLVYPHRQFFDAEEYARFAPDLMRHPFYRWLDRYFLLLQVPLALLLYGLGGWSWLLWGMFVRAVFLWHSTWFINSVTHKWGYRRFDTPDNSRNLWWAALLTYGEGWHNNHHAYPHVAKAGWYWWEVDPTWWVIRTLQALGLASKVQLPPSTALSKLP, from the coding sequence ATGTCATCATCCCTAGAATTCCAACCTGAAACTGCCCGCCTCAATTGGGCTTTTGTGCTTTTTTTAACGACGGTCCATGGCTTAGCCGTAGTTGCCCTCTTCTTTTTCTCTTGGTCAGCCTTGGCGGTCACCATCTTTCTGCACTGGCTCTTTGGTAGTATCGGCATTTGCTTGGGATACCATCGCCTCTTGAGTCACCGCAGTTTTCAAGTGCCCCAGTGGCTGGAGTACATCATTGCTGTTTTGGGTGCCTTGGCCATGCAGGGAGGTCCCATTTTTTGGGTGGCCGGTCACCGCTTGCACCATGCCCACACCGAAGATGAAGTCAAAGATCCCTACTCAGCGCGGCGGGGCTTTTGGTGGAGCCATATGCTCTGGCTGGTCTATCCCCACCGCCAATTTTTTGATGCTGAGGAGTATGCCCGCTTTGCCCCAGACTTGATGCGGCATCCCTTTTACCGCTGGCTGGATCGCTACTTTTTGCTGCTGCAAGTGCCCCTTGCGTTGCTGCTCTATGGCCTAGGGGGTTGGTCATGGCTGCTGTGGGGGATGTTTGTGCGGGCGGTCTTCCTCTGGCACAGCACTTGGTTTATCAACTCCGTGACCCACAAATGGGGCTACCGCCGCTTCGATACGCCGGATAACTCCCGCAATCTCTGGTGGGCAGCACTCCTTACCTATGGTGAAGGTTGGCACAACAACCACCACGCCTATCCCCACGTGGCCAAGGCCGGCTGGTACTGGTGGGAAGTGGATCCCACTTGGTGGGTGATTCGCACACTCCAAGCACTGGGGCTTGCCTCCAAGGTACAGTTGCCCCCCTCCACCGCCCTGTCTAAGTTACCGTAA
- the hemN gene encoding oxygen-independent coproporphyrinogen III oxidase has product MSVIQPIQFDGALLQKYDRPLPRYTSYPTAAEFTADFDSHCFQRELLRSNEEHLPLSLYVHIPFCQTACYFCGCNVIVTQSQTIAKTYLDALAEEIAQVAARLDRTRPVVQMHWGGGTPNYLTIEQVESLWRTLTHHFEFAKDAEISIEVNPRYINREYLFRLRDLGFNRISFGVQDFDPQVQLAVNRVQPETWLFQVMEWIRAAEFESVNIDLIYGLPFQTVQSFETTIAKTVRLDPDRIAVFNFAYLPNLKPIQKRIDPATLPDGTTKLAILQRVIETLTSQGYQYIGMDHFAKPTDELAIAQAAGTLKRNFQGYTILPPADLIGFGLTSISMLQQAYAQNQKHLATYFSNIASGQLATERGIQLHPEDLLRRTIIMELMCQFTLDKGAIARQFNLDFDTHFAPELTALQELAADGLIHLGRDRVEVTSVGRLLIRNVAALFDTYLQHKSGKTFSKAI; this is encoded by the coding sequence ATGAGTGTGATTCAGCCGATTCAATTTGATGGGGCACTACTGCAAAAATACGATCGCCCCTTGCCCCGCTATACCAGTTACCCCACGGCTGCCGAGTTTACTGCTGACTTTGATAGCCACTGTTTCCAACGGGAACTGCTGCGGAGTAACGAAGAGCACCTGCCTCTGTCCCTCTACGTGCATATTCCCTTTTGCCAGACCGCCTGCTATTTTTGCGGTTGCAATGTCATCGTCACCCAAAGCCAAACCATTGCCAAAACCTACTTGGATGCCTTAGCAGAGGAAATTGCCCAAGTGGCGGCACGGCTGGATCGCACTCGTCCAGTGGTTCAAATGCATTGGGGCGGCGGTACCCCCAACTATCTCACCATTGAGCAAGTGGAATCCCTGTGGCGGACGCTCACCCACCACTTTGAATTTGCCAAGGATGCCGAAATTTCTATTGAGGTGAATCCCCGCTATATCAACCGCGAGTATCTCTTTCGCTTGCGCGATCTGGGCTTCAACCGCATCAGCTTTGGTGTGCAAGACTTTGATCCTCAAGTTCAACTTGCCGTCAATCGGGTGCAGCCAGAGACGTGGCTGTTTCAAGTGATGGAGTGGATTCGCGCTGCCGAGTTTGAGAGTGTCAACATTGACCTGATCTATGGCCTGCCTTTTCAAACGGTGCAATCTTTTGAAACCACGATTGCCAAAACAGTGCGCCTTGACCCCGATCGCATTGCGGTCTTTAACTTTGCCTATCTTCCCAATTTGAAACCCATCCAAAAGCGAATTGACCCCGCTACCCTACCCGATGGCACGACCAAACTGGCCATTTTGCAGCGGGTCATTGAAACGCTGACTAGCCAAGGTTATCAGTACATTGGCATGGATCACTTTGCTAAGCCCACCGATGAGCTGGCGATCGCCCAAGCAGCTGGAACCCTCAAGCGCAACTTTCAGGGCTATACGATCCTGCCCCCCGCAGATTTGATTGGCTTTGGTCTCACCTCAATTAGCATGTTGCAGCAGGCCTATGCCCAAAACCAGAAGCACCTAGCCACCTACTTTAGTAACATTGCGTCGGGGCAATTGGCCACAGAACGCGGGATTCAATTACACCCTGAGGATCTGCTGCGCCGCACCATCATCATGGAGCTGATGTGTCAATTTACCTTGGACAAGGGGGCGATCGCCCGCCAGTTCAATCTCGATTTTGATACCCACTTTGCCCCTGAGTTAACTGCACTGCAGGAATTGGCTGCCGATGGTCTCATTCACTTGGGGCGCGATCGCGTGGAAGTTACCTCTGTGGGTCGGCTCCTAATTCGCAATGTGGCTGCCCTCTTTGATACCTACCTGCAACACAAATCTGGTAAGACATTTTCTAAGGCCATTTAG
- a CDS encoding heme oxygenase (biliverdin-producing), whose protein sequence is MTVLSLALREGTAEAHTLAEHTAFMKCFVRGLITPSLFRQFLANLYFVYTDLEAALASATGDRLRAMYFPELNRSGQLAEDLAFYYGEDWRDQITPLTATRVYLSRIHDLAQSDPLLLIAHSYTRYMGDLSGGQALSKIVRSQLTLPAGKGTAFYEFPALPTPEDKKAFKQRYRETLDSLSLDEVAIARIVKEANFAFALNCNLMHALESELKATIGDQMWQSVVIENQPSRREQPRPEAVAV, encoded by the coding sequence ATGACCGTGCTCTCCCTTGCGCTGCGGGAAGGAACTGCTGAGGCTCACACCTTGGCCGAACACACCGCCTTCATGAAATGTTTTGTCCGCGGGTTGATTACGCCGAGCCTCTTCCGCCAGTTCTTGGCCAATCTCTACTTTGTGTACACCGACCTCGAAGCTGCCTTAGCCAGTGCTACGGGCGATCGCCTGCGAGCCATGTACTTCCCCGAACTGAACCGCAGTGGCCAACTGGCCGAAGACTTGGCCTTCTACTATGGCGAGGATTGGCGCGATCAGATTACCCCCCTCACGGCCACCCGCGTTTACCTCAGTCGTATTCATGACCTCGCCCAAAGTGATCCTCTGTTGCTCATTGCCCATTCCTACACCCGCTATATGGGGGATCTCTCTGGGGGACAAGCCCTCAGCAAAATTGTGCGTTCGCAGTTGACCCTCCCCGCAGGCAAGGGCACCGCCTTTTACGAGTTTCCAGCCCTGCCAACCCCAGAAGACAAGAAAGCCTTTAAGCAGCGCTATCGGGAAACCTTGGATAGCCTCAGCCTCGATGAGGTCGCGATCGCCCGCATTGTCAAGGAAGCCAACTTTGCCTTTGCCCTCAACTGCAACCTCATGCACGCCCTTGAGTCGGAGTTAAAAGCTACCATTGGCGATCAGATGTGGCAGTCCGTGGTGATCGAGAATCAGCCCAGTCGGCGGGAGCAACCCCGTCCTGAAGCCGTTGCCGTTTAA
- the acsF gene encoding magnesium-protoporphyrin IX monomethyl ester (oxidative) cyclase — MVAIAPNPDASQSVKTIRENLLTPRFYTTDFEHAAKLDLSRQQEQLEAMLAEMRADYNRHHFVRDDSFKGTWDTLDAETHKAFIDYLERSCVSEFSGFLLFKELSRKLKNRNPLLAEIFHLMARDEARHAGFLNKAMMDFGHAMDLGYLSKARTYTFFPLPWVLYTVYLSEKIGYWRYIIIYRHLEKHPEHSFYPLFNYFESWCQDENRHGDIFKALIHSQPQLIQGWGAKLWMRFFLLTVFATHTLTVHERAKFYEALGLDATEFDREVIAKTNETAARTFSVVLNVDHPDFYPRLQRCVEIHKKLQAIEASNQPKWLKALRKLPHQLAIAGHLLRLYLLPPVNAQQEWGTVH; from the coding sequence ATGGTGGCGATCGCCCCCAATCCCGATGCGAGTCAGAGCGTTAAAACCATTCGTGAAAACCTTTTAACCCCCCGCTTTTACACAACAGATTTTGAACACGCAGCAAAACTTGACCTGAGTCGCCAGCAGGAACAACTCGAAGCAATGTTGGCGGAAATGCGGGCAGACTACAACCGCCATCACTTTGTCCGCGATGACTCCTTCAAAGGCACATGGGACACCTTGGATGCAGAGACCCACAAAGCCTTTATTGATTACCTTGAGCGTTCCTGTGTCTCTGAGTTTTCAGGGTTTTTGCTCTTTAAGGAACTCTCGCGCAAGCTGAAGAATCGCAACCCCCTCTTGGCGGAAATCTTTCACCTCATGGCACGGGATGAAGCGCGGCACGCAGGGTTTCTCAACAAGGCAATGATGGATTTTGGCCATGCCATGGACTTGGGCTATCTCTCCAAGGCGCGCACCTACACGTTTTTCCCCCTGCCATGGGTGCTCTACACCGTCTATCTATCGGAGAAAATTGGCTACTGGCGCTACATCATCATCTACCGTCACCTAGAAAAGCACCCCGAACATTCCTTCTATCCCCTCTTTAACTACTTTGAAAGTTGGTGCCAAGACGAAAACCGCCACGGCGATATTTTCAAGGCATTGATCCACTCCCAACCCCAATTGATTCAAGGCTGGGGTGCCAAACTATGGATGCGCTTCTTCCTGCTGACGGTGTTTGCCACCCATACGCTGACGGTGCATGAGCGTGCCAAATTCTATGAAGCCCTTGGTCTTGATGCCACGGAATTCGATCGCGAGGTCATTGCCAAAACCAATGAAACGGCCGCTCGCACCTTCTCGGTGGTGCTCAATGTCGATCACCCTGACTTTTATCCGCGGCTGCAACGCTGTGTCGAAATCCATAAAAAACTCCAAGCCATTGAAGCCAGCAATCAACCCAAGTGGCTGAAGGCCTTGCGGAAGCTTCCTCACCAGTTGGCGATCGCCGGCCACCTGTTGCGCCTGTATCTCTTGCCCCCCGTCAATGCCCAACAGGAATGGGGCACCGTGCACTAG
- a CDS encoding DUF3181 family protein, with amino-acid sequence MSRTPLIERLAAEIGRDIYMDVAKWHLYLADAKLATPLAEAFLPLLEQGEVNSAQVTSVLQEVSVPLGGGQQSLSLDRLIPKANQELLVELLNRFRQEEL; translated from the coding sequence ATGAGTCGTACCCCCTTAATTGAACGTCTTGCGGCTGAAATTGGCCGTGATATCTATATGGATGTGGCCAAATGGCATCTGTATCTCGCTGATGCCAAGCTGGCAACCCCCCTCGCCGAAGCCTTTTTGCCCCTCCTAGAGCAGGGGGAGGTTAATTCGGCACAGGTCACGAGTGTCTTGCAAGAGGTTTCAGTTCCCCTTGGCGGGGGTCAGCAGTCCCTTTCCCTCGATCGCCTGATCCCCAAGGCCAACCAAGAGCTGCTGGTGGAACTGCTCAACCGTTTTCGCCAAGAGGAGCTTTAG